A portion of the Equus przewalskii isolate Varuska unplaced genomic scaffold, EquPr2 ChrUn-12, whole genome shotgun sequence genome contains these proteins:
- the LOC103540451 gene encoding LOW QUALITY PROTEIN: NBPF family member NBPF6-like protein (The sequence of the model RefSeq protein was modified relative to this genomic sequence to represent the inferred CDS: substituted 1 base at 1 genomic stop codon) translates to MAVSLTTSSSPRTEMSILETNQYLRSQLEESKQNFRDLTEKFLTSKATAYSLANRLQKYKCEEYKDIVESVLEEEVQFEEGELTENMRPTARFGKYDPLIQAQAQELTHLXQKIQEGKGICYLFTQHAKNTVKTFEGLLRSTGIASSQRQRFCEQLAQGSQLAENLASKLTTENRNDKKDEDGQEPLAPR, encoded by the exons ATGGCAGTATCTCTCACCACTTCCTCTAGTCCAAGAACAGAAATGAGCATCCTAGAAACCAATCAGTACTTGCGCTCCCAGctggaagaaagcaaacagaaCTTCCGAGATCTCACAGAGAAATTCCTTACATCCAAAGCTACTGCTTACTCCCTGGCCAACCGGCTGCAGAAATACA AGTGTGAAGAGTACAAAGACATCGTTGAGTCCGTGTTGGAGGAGGAAGTGCAGTTTGAGGAGGGGGAGCTGACAGAGAATATGAGACCAACTGCAAGGTTTGG GAAATATGATCCCCTAATTCAGGCTCAGGCTCAAGAACTGACCCACTTATGACAGAAGATACAGGAAGGAAAAGGTATCTGTTATCTTTTCACCCAGCACGCAAAGAACACCGTCAAGACTTTTGAGGGCCTCCTCAGAAGCACTGGCATTGCCTCCTCCCAGCGACAGAGATTCTGTGAGCAACTGGCCCAAGGAAGCCAGCTGGCAGAGAACCTTGCCAGTAAACTCACCACTG AAAATCGTAATGATAAGAAGGATGAAGATGGACAGGAACCCCTGGCACCCAGGTAA